One part of the Bacteroidota bacterium genome encodes these proteins:
- a CDS encoding T9SS type A sorting domain-containing protein — translation MHIDIIDFNNQDMYVDVDSCTFISKDFRNSVSTLNFNEVFSDYIYSSNGNYKFVECESLNGGLNYIDNVNFINNASVWGDFHFEKVILTTDLIISGNFNADTLIFNNPGQTIHFYFKAEINVNNYLQIQSNPNTPTTLRGVNGEIGKIFLLSDTLCTDHIVLQNIQAIGPGVFYAGSSSLDLGNNTGWNFSSCAIDSSTVWPGDANSDLIVDNLDYLSIGIANGFSGGVRPNASQLWTPQPCLDWNYQFVSGKNYNHSDGDGNGAVNSNDTLSIIANYGLTHPLRMPGVDQTNQIGLPLTFEMPTSNLVPGTVVSIPIKLGTSLFPVNNIYGIAFTINYDPSLVQAGTMQLDISNSRLGDINNCIHLGKDDFVNGLYDVGFVRMDHQNISGNGMIATLSFTVASGASGLFNLSFSKVLAIDKYEYSIPIQSFSSSIYTSLFGNAMLEELVSVFPNPAASYVTVTSPTVSMTAITCLDRIGKVLFSISVNSNIQEIITHTLSAGIYFLKIETAKGLLYKKIIIEE, via the coding sequence TTGCATATTGACATAATTGATTTTAATAATCAGGATATGTATGTAGATGTTGATAGTTGTACCTTTATTTCAAAAGATTTTAGAAATTCTGTCAGCACTTTAAATTTTAATGAAGTATTTTCAGATTATATCTATTCGAGCAACGGCAATTATAAGTTTGTAGAATGCGAAAGCCTAAATGGTGGGTTAAATTATATTGATAATGTCAATTTTATAAATAATGCATCAGTTTGGGGAGATTTTCACTTTGAAAAGGTCATACTTACAACCGATCTCATTATTAGTGGAAACTTTAATGCCGATACATTAATTTTTAATAACCCAGGACAAACGATTCATTTTTATTTTAAAGCAGAAATTAATGTTAACAATTATTTACAAATTCAATCCAACCCCAATACTCCTACCACACTTCGTGGTGTTAATGGAGAAATTGGAAAGATTTTTCTTCTTTCTGACACTTTATGCACCGATCATATTGTTTTGCAAAATATACAAGCCATTGGCCCGGGAGTTTTTTATGCCGGTTCAAGCTCTTTAGATCTTGGTAATAATACTGGATGGAATTTTAGCAGTTGTGCCATTGATTCCAGTACTGTATGGCCTGGTGATGCGAACTCCGATTTGATTGTTGATAATCTGGATTATTTATCAATTGGTATTGCCAATGGATTTAGTGGAGGTGTAAGACCAAATGCTTCGCAGCTTTGGACACCACAGCCTTGCTTAGACTGGAATTATCAATTTGTAAGTGGAAAAAATTATAATCATTCAGATGGTGATGGAAATGGAGCGGTAAATAGCAATGATACATTGTCCATTATTGCGAACTATGGATTAACGCATCCACTTCGTATGCCGGGTGTCGATCAAACTAACCAGATAGGTCTACCTTTAACTTTTGAAATGCCAACGTCCAACTTAGTGCCTGGAACTGTTGTGAGTATTCCGATTAAATTAGGAACATCATTGTTTCCGGTAAATAATATTTATGGTATTGCATTTACAATTAACTATGATCCGTCGTTAGTACAGGCAGGAACAATGCAATTAGATATATCGAACTCGCGGCTTGGTGATATCAATAATTGTATTCATCTTGGTAAGGATGATTTTGTAAATGGCCTGTATGATGTGGGATTTGTACGGATGGATCATCAGAATATTTCTGGAAATGGAATGATTGCAACCTTGTCTTTTACGGTGGCCTCCGGTGCATCAGGATTATTTAATTTATCTTTTAGTAAAGTCCTGGCCATTGATAAATATGAATATTCCATACCGATACAATCTTTTTCTTCATCCATTTATACTTCACTTTTTGGAAATGCGATGCTTGAAGAATTGGTATCCGTCTTTCCTAATCCGGCAGCTTCGTACGTCACGGTGACGAGCCCAACTGTAAGCATGACTGCAATTACTTGTTTAGATCGCATAGGAAAAGTGTTGTTTTCTATCAGCGTAAATAGTAATATACAAGAGATAATTACCCACACGTTGTCGGCCGGAATATATTTCCTTAAAATTGAGACGGCAAAGGGCCTGCTCTATAAGAAAATTATTATTGAGGAATGA
- a CDS encoding nitroreductase family protein, whose amino-acid sequence MQLWEFYWLRSEDMRKSFVPLCMDQQAAKTAKQMVVFVTRRDKWKERAAWNLNRIKSTIKGEPTSIQKKALKYYGVIMPLLYRQDPLGILNGVKRIISFFIGLTRPFFRSGGSAQQRIMVHKSCALAAQTFMLSIAAEGFHSCPMEGFDEIRVKRALGLSRGAEINMIISVGKGTEAGIWGPRFRVPNEEVIFER is encoded by the coding sequence ATGCAGCTCTGGGAGTTTTATTGGCTTCGTTCGGAGGATATGCGGAAGAGTTTTGTGCCCTTATGCATGGACCAACAGGCCGCAAAAACAGCAAAGCAAATGGTGGTCTTTGTGACGCGCCGTGATAAATGGAAGGAGCGGGCCGCGTGGAATTTGAACAGAATTAAGTCAACAATCAAAGGAGAGCCCACATCCATTCAGAAAAAGGCATTGAAGTATTATGGTGTGATTATGCCCTTGCTCTACCGACAAGATCCGCTTGGAATTCTGAATGGTGTGAAAAGAATCATCAGTTTTTTCATTGGACTCACACGTCCTTTTTTTCGTAGTGGGGGTAGTGCACAACAGCGCATCATGGTGCATAAATCCTGTGCCCTCGCCGCTCAAACATTTATGTTGAGTATTGCCGCCGAAGGTTTTCACTCTTGTCCGATGGAGGGTTTCGACGAAATCCGTGTAAAGCGAGCCTTAGGATTATCCCGGGGAGCGGAGATCAACATGATCATTTCTGTGGGGAAAGGCACCGAGGCCGGCATTTGGGGACCGCGATTCCGGGTGCCGAATGAAGAGGTGATATTTGAGAGATGA
- a CDS encoding DEAD/DEAH box helicase translates to MKFSDFSFVPALQEGLDAMGFNDPTPIQEMAIPIILQGHDLVACAQTGTGKTAAYVLPVLDRIARSDHSHLNTLIIAPTRELAQQIDQQIEGFSYFLPVSSIPIYGGGDGMIWEQQKKALREGADMIIATPGRLLSMMGSEDVDFSHLQHLVLDEADRMLDMGFYEDIIRIIKMLPAKRQTMLFSATMPPRIRTMANKILNQPKEVSIAVSRPADKIRQEFYYINNDQKLPMTIDILKNPEYQSAIIFASTKENVKRLNIALQKAGLQTSAFHSDLEQLQREQLMRDFKSKKTKVLVGTDVLSRGIDVEGISLVLNFDVPPDPEDYIHRVGRTARAENSGVAITFVNTHDRQRFQRIEKLIGHKLEVTAVPENIGVSADVSAPVKSRRPQRKSPHKGNPRQNGSGTGKG, encoded by the coding sequence ATGAAATTCTCTGATTTCTCCTTCGTCCCCGCACTCCAGGAAGGCCTCGATGCCATGGGCTTCAACGACCCAACTCCAATTCAGGAGATGGCTATTCCCATCATTCTCCAGGGCCATGATCTTGTTGCCTGTGCACAAACCGGAACCGGCAAAACCGCTGCTTATGTATTGCCCGTCCTCGACCGCATCGCCCGCTCCGACCATAGTCACCTGAATACGCTCATCATCGCTCCTACGCGGGAACTGGCCCAGCAAATCGATCAGCAGATTGAAGGCTTTAGCTACTTTTTACCGGTGAGCTCTATTCCTATTTATGGTGGTGGAGATGGGATGATTTGGGAACAACAGAAAAAAGCATTGCGCGAAGGGGCAGATATGATTATCGCCACTCCCGGACGATTACTTTCCATGATGGGATCTGAAGATGTTGATTTTAGTCACTTGCAACATCTGGTGCTGGATGAAGCGGACCGTATGCTCGACATGGGTTTTTATGAAGATATCATTCGCATTATTAAAATGCTTCCTGCAAAACGTCAGACGATGTTGTTTTCCGCTACCATGCCGCCCCGCATTCGTACGATGGCCAATAAAATTCTGAACCAACCGAAAGAAGTGAGTATCGCTGTTTCACGTCCGGCAGATAAAATACGACAGGAATTTTACTATATCAACAACGATCAGAAGTTACCGATGACCATTGATATTCTCAAAAACCCGGAATATCAATCTGCGATCATCTTTGCTTCCACGAAAGAAAATGTAAAACGATTGAATATTGCTTTACAAAAAGCGGGCTTACAAACATCCGCTTTTCACTCTGACCTGGAACAATTGCAACGCGAACAACTGATGCGTGATTTCAAAAGTAAGAAGACGAAGGTGCTGGTGGGCACGGATGTTTTGTCGCGGGGCATTGATGTAGAAGGAATCAGTCTGGTACTCAATTTCGATGTTCCTCCTGATCCGGAAGATTATATTCACCGTGTGGGCCGGACAGCACGTGCCGAGAATTCCGGTGTCGCTATCACCTTTGTCAATACCCACGATCGTCAGCGCTTTCAGCGGATAGAGAAACTAATCGGACATAAGCTGGAAGTGACCGCTGTGCCTGAAAACATCGGAGTTTCGGCTGATGTGAGTGCTCCGGTGAAGAGCAGAAGGCCGCAGAGAAAAAGTCCTCACAAGGGTAATCCGAGGCAGAACGGATCAGGGACAGGGAAAGGGTAA